In the Hordeum vulgare subsp. vulgare chromosome 7H, MorexV3_pseudomolecules_assembly, whole genome shotgun sequence genome, one interval contains:
- the LOC123407611 gene encoding nicalin, with protein MSPSGEVVASVSSALAVLLVLLACVELGDAAAAVGVYRLIQYDLAGAPLGSRAAALNHHAAAFPLPAGADLSRSALVAPLLDLPLSFLREYLAEKKHLGGLLVLLPRNISAKNVEGNNDDKGEPKNVLAELEKLLMHEEVPFPVYFAFHDENLDNLLEDIRKIASSGQPASASTGGYKLVVPSAEPKKVSSPTISNIQGWLPGSKGEGDAEQLPTIAIVANYDTFGAAPALSVGSDSNGSGAVALLEIARIFSRLYSSPKTRGKFNLLFGLTSGGPYNYNGTSKWLRSFDQRVRESIDYAICLNSVGSWSNDLWMHVSKPPENPYIKQIFEDFSDISKEMGISVGIKHKKINVSNSRVAWEHEQFSRFRVTALTLSELSTPPEFLESTGGLYDTRESVDVESVMRTVKLVSESLARHIYGLRGRNIDVFADNSSLAISPHYIRSWLDLFSRTPRVAPFLQKNDPFIVALKKELSEHTTDVHVQNDVLDGMFTFYDATKSTLNVYQVASVTFDLLFLLVLGSYLIVLFSFLVITTRGLDDLINIFRRPPSRKVKGA; from the exons ATGTCTCCCTCCGGGGAGGTGGTCGCATCCGTCTCCTCCGCGCTCGCCgtcctgctcgtcctcctcgcctGCGTCGAGCTCGGCGACGCGGCCGCCGCCGTCGGCGTCTACCGCCTCATCCAGTACGACCTCGCTGGTGCCCCGCTCGGCTCCCGCGCCGCCGCGCTCAACCACCACGCCGCCGCCTTCCCGCTCCCCGCCGGGGCCGATCTCTCCCGCTCCGCGCTCGTCGCGCCGCTGCTCGACCTCCCGCTCTCCTTCCTCCGAG AGTACCTGGCAGAGAAAAAACATCTTGGAGGGTTGCTTGTTCTGCTCCCGAGAAACATTAGCGCTAAGAACGTTGAGGGAAACAACGATGACAAGGGTGAACCAAAGAATGTGCTggctgagctagaaaagttgctcATGCATGAAGAAGTGCCG TTTCCAGTGTACTTCGCTTTCCATGATGAAAATTTGGATAACCTATTGGAAGATATTCGTAAAATTGCCTCTTCAGGCCAGCCAGCCTCTGCATCAACAGGAGG ATACAAGCTTGTTGTGCCTTCTGCGGAACCTAAAAAGGTGTCATCTCCAACCATTTCAAATATCCAG GGATGGTTACCTGGATCGAAAGGAGAGGGCGATGCTGAACAGCTTCCAACTATTGCCATAGTTGCAAACTATGACACTTTTGGTGCTGCACCT GCGCTTTCCGTGGGAAGTGACAGCAATGGAAGTGGAGCTGTGGCTCTTCTAGAAATTGCAAGGATCTTTTCACGCCTCTATTCAAGTCCTAAGACCAGAGGCAAGTTTAATCTTCTCTTTGGATTAACATCTGGCGGACCCTACAATTACAATGGAACTAGCAAG TGGCTTAGAAGTTTCGATCAGCGTGTCCGTGAGAGTATTGACTATGCAATTTGCTTGAATAGCGTTGGTTCGTGGAGCAATGATCTCTGGATGCATGTGTCAAAGCCTCCAGAGAACCCTTACATCAAGCAAATCTTTGAA GATTTTTCAGATATCTCCAAGGAAATGGGCATTTCAGTTGGCATCAAGCACAAGAAGATTAACGTGTCAAATTCTAGA GTAGCATGGGAACATGAGCAATTCTCGAGGTTTAGGGTGACTGCGCTAACTCTTTCGGAATTGTCTACACCTCCTGAATTTTTGGAAAGCACTGGTGGTCTGTACGACACTAG AGAATCAGTAGATGTCGAGTCAGTAATGAGAACTGTCAAATTAGTTTCTGAGAGCCTTGCG AGACACATCTACGGATTGAGAGGGAGGAACATTGATGTTTTTGCTGATAACAGCAGCTTAGCCATTAGTCCTCACTATATCCGGTCCTGGTTGGATCTTTTCTCACGGACACCACGGGTTGCACCTTTTCTTCAGAAGAATGACCCCTTTATCGTAGCACTTAAAAAG GAACTGTCTGAGCATACTACTGATGTGCATGTTCAAAATGACGTCCTTGATGGCATGTTCACTTTCTATGATGCAACAAAATCGACTTTAAACGTATATCAG GTTGCAAGCGTTACTTTCGACCTGTTGTTCCTTCTGGTGCTCGGTTCCTATCTAATTGTTCTCTTCAGTTTCCTAGTAATCACGACACGG GGCCTCGATGATCTCATTAACATATTCCGACGGCCTCCATCACGTAAAGTCAAGGGAGCATAG
- the LOC123412315 gene encoding GDSL esterase/lipase At5g03610-like yields the protein MKLLPTVFLLLLVVLALDDVEARGAPRGHGAHRQWSSMFVFGDDFVDNGNVPNIIGEKTSRQWSYPYGAYRNSSWSGAPVPTGRFSNYRMQSDFIARMLGLNEAPPAYELTSDQSCDSSGMTFAFGGAGVFKVTEKKVRTLAAQVQAFKRLVNDGVIPTRQLHHSVALIAISGNDYMTGSDANSGFYSSFDDLDTYMGNVATEILDNVAQLQMLGVRKTSSNNHTTCDLLANYGASVHNKYLNQMIGERDNVHILDLYTAFTDIVNHAPGEGSDRSKDFKRKLTPCCKSSYEGGYCGERSSSGKHLYDLCENPDKRFYWDETHPTHAGWEAVMEALEQPLMEFLDQDYIP from the exons ATGAAGCTCCTTCCGAccgtcttccttctcctcctagtCGTCCTTGCATTGGATG ATGTGGAGGCCCGAGGCGCACCCAGGGGTCATGGTGCACACCGCCAGTGGTCCAGCATGTTCGTCTTCGGCGACGACTTTGTCGACAACGGCAACGTTCCCAACATCATCGGTGAGAAGACGTCGCGGCAATGGAGCTACCCGTACGGCGCTTACCGCAACTCCAGTTGGTCTGGAGCTCCTGTTCCAACAGGACGCTTCTCCAACTACCGGATGCAGTCAGATTTCATCG CAAGGATGTTGGGCCTCAATGAAGCCCCTCCAGCCTACGAGCTCACATCAGACCAATCTTGCGACTCATCTGGCATGACCTTTGCTTTTGGCGGCGCTGGTGTCTTCAAGGTGACGGAGAAGAAAGTGCGGACCCTTGCCGCACAGGTCCAAGCTTTCAAGAGGCTAGTCAACGACGGGGTCATCCCAACACGACAGCTTCATCACTCTGTTGCGCTCATCGCCATCTCCGGCAATGACTACATGACTGGCTCCGACGCCAACAGTGGCTTCTACTCGAGCTTCGACGAT CTCGACACTTACATGGGAAACGTGGCGACTGAGATCCTAGATAATGTGGCACAGCTGCAGATGCTTGGTGTGAGAAAG ACTAGCTCCAACAACCATACCACATGTGACCTTCTCGCCAACTATGGCGCATCCGTGCATAACAAGTATCTAAACCAAATGATCGGAGAAAGGGACAACGTCCACATACTGGACCTCTACACTGCCTTCACCGATATAGTCAATCACGCCCCtg GTGAAGGGTCGGATCGGTCCAAGGATTTCAAGCGCAAGCTGACCCCATGTTGCAAGAGTTCCTATGAGGGAGGGTACTGTGGAGAGCGTAGCAGCTCAGGCAAGCACCTGTACGATCTATGCGAAAATCCCGACAAGAGGTTCTACTGGGACGAGACACACCCGACACATGCTGGGTGGGAGGCTGTAATGGAGGCGCTGGAGCAACCTCTGATGGAATTTCTGGATCAGGACTACATTCCATGA